Proteins from a single region of Argopecten irradians isolate NY chromosome 7, Ai_NY, whole genome shotgun sequence:
- the LOC138327464 gene encoding uncharacterized protein yields MVMPTTLKKRHSLKGLSLLPAIRKLQDEEAVTSLKGLARVSVGRQTEDLPFKEVAKQVADLTGEQLGELLSLAGKGETDLPSGRLLLHFLIILANERGQPLGQDLVHEEAGTSTSTRDGQEPTDHVKRRRVESTQSEGTKLERIPKDPKDKGLGNGRDHVSLTHVPEWEQFGDFNPYAVNVRDGPTWVTLKGRSLSPSTLHSSAEDVVNRGMEFDIDGLPLRDPDNFVAGQLHDNIENWETIFSKSSGNDMVDSVRSWIAEGVDVVSFFRHFRGNFRGRPYDSALPPRQFFPNAPICKDHIDFICRTLSEKIASGAIRVLGKIGECELPRVVMPLTIEPSKPRLCHDCRYINLWTKDSPFKLETLRDVHRLVEQGAYMVTCDEKSGYDHVRISVKSQTFFGLHFGGYVMVYTVIPFGWKASPYIYQTTGMVVTSYLRSISVVTTQYIDDRMAVAGKGVGGLQVLYEAEKVAYVLVEVLTRLGYTLALEKCSLVPSTCIRFLGYLIDSVRQAYILPKDKKEKFVVLRELILSSGAVDVKTLQRFAGKCISMGLVVPGSKLFCREVNSAIATGIKNSRKVSIDGNLREEVCYWRFLDNWNGCAKWRPESHKQVSMSTDASLFRYGAVVSLDGESCVVGDYFDNDDARPIHLKEASAVLKALESFAGSLSDSRVDLLTDNMAVLSVWENQGGRDGRLNRITKQIFEFVVERNIDLHMQYIPSCCNAADQPSRKLDFSECTLGNESWELVEKAYGPHTIDLMALDSNVRKSPDGESLRHYTPFPTPESAGVNVYAQNLRDDENKYVFPPFGMIASLLSLFREQSVDNCTCVLPVISPVPVWWPLLQTAVVSSICVGKQFQKGVIKVPTRHGFIDDSKGLKWQLVAFRLSFS; encoded by the exons ATGGTGATGCCAACTACACTGAAGAAAAGGCACAGCTTGAAAGGTTTGAGTTTATTGCCAGCAATCAGAAAGTTGCAGGATGAGGAGGCTGTAACATCCCTAAAGGGCCTGGCAAGGGTGTCTGTGGGGCGACAAACAGAAGATCTGCCTTTCAAGGAGGTAGCTAAACAAGTAGCTGATTTAACAGGCGAACAGCTGGGGGAGTTACTTTCATTAGCGGGGAAAGGAGAGACGGATTTGCCTTCTGGAAGGCTCCTTTTGCATTTCCTGATTATTTTGGCGAATGAGAGGGGACAACCACTTGGCCAGGATTTGGTGCATGAGGAGGCTGGAACGTCGACATCGACTAGAGATGGACAG GAGCCTACAGATCACGTAAAAAGGAGGCGTGTTGAAAGTACCCAGAGTGAGGGCACGAAGCTGGAGAGAATCCCAAAGGACCCAAAGGACAAG GGACTTGGCAATGGGAGAGATCATGTTTCATTAACACATGTCCCTGAATGGGAGCAATTTGGGGATTTTAATCCATATGCGGTCAATGTTCGTGATGGTCCAACATGGGTTACATTGAAGGGTAGGAGCCTCTCGCCTTCAACTTTACATTCATCTGCTGAAGATGTTGTTAATCGTGGTATGGAGTTCGATATAGATGGACTTCCTTTACGAGATCCAGATAATTTTGTTGCTGGCCAGCTACATGATAATATAGAGAACTGGGAGACAATATTTAGCAAGTCTTCAGGAAATGATATGGTTGATTCTGTGAGGTCGTGGATAGCAGAAGGGGTAGATGTGGTTAGTTTTTTCCGCCATTTCAGGGGTAATTTTCGAGGAAGACCCTATGACTCTGCTTTACCACCAAGGCAGTTTTTTCCTAATGCGCCAATTTGTAAGGATCATATTGACTTTATTTGCAGGACATTGTCGGAGAAGATAGCATCAGGGGCTATCCGAGTGTTGGGTAAAATTGGTGAATGTGAGTTACCAAGAGTGGTTATGCCTTTGACAATTGAGCCTTCTAAACCAAGGTTATGTCATGACTGTCGGTATATAAACCTCTGGACAAAGGATTCTCCTTTTAAGTTAGAGACTTTGAGAGATGTTCATCGTTTGGTTGAGCAGGGTGCTTATATGGTTACATGTGACGAGAAATCAGGTTATGATCATGTTAGGATATCGGTCAAATCACAGACTTTCTTTGGCTTACACTTTGGGGGATATGTGATGGTGTATACTGTTATCCCATTTGGGTGGAAGGCATCTCCTTACATATACCAAACTACGGGGATGGTTGTTACGTCTTACTTGAGGAGTATATCTGTGGTAACAACCCAGTATATAGATGATAGAATGGCTGTGGCTGGTAAAGGTGTTGGAGGTCTTCAGGTTTTATATGAGGCTGAGAAGGTAGCGTATGTTTTAGTTGAGGTTCTGACACGTTTAGGGTACACTTTGGCATTGGAAAAGTGTTCTTTGGTTCCGTCAACTTGTATTCGCTTCCTGGGTTATCTCATTGACTCTGTTAGACAGGCTTACATACTCCCCAAGGATAAGAAAGAGAAGTTTGTGGTGCTGAGGGAATTAATCCTGAGTTCTGGGGCAGTGGATGTAAAAACACTGCAGAGATTTGCAGGGAAGTGTATTTCTATGGGTTTAGTGGTTCCTGGTTCAAAACTTTTTTGTCGGGAGGTTAATAGTGCTATAGCCACTGGCATAAAGAATTCTAGGAAAGTGTCGATAGATGGAAACCTAAGAGAGGAAGTCTGCTACTGGCGTTTCTTAGACAATTGGAATGGTTGTGCTAAATGGAGGCCAGAGAGTCACAAGCAGGTGAGCATGTCGACTGATGCTTCTCTTTTTAGGTACGGGGCAGTTGTGTCCCTTGACGGAGAGAGTTGTGTCGTTGGCGATTACTTTGACAATGACGATGCTCGTCCTATCCATTTGAAGGAGGCTAGTGCTGTATTGAAAGCCCTAGAGTCTTTTGCTGGGTCTCTAAGTGATTCGAGAGTTGATTTACTGACAGACAATATGGCTGTTCTTTCGGTATGGGAAAATCAAGGGGGTCGAGATGGACGACTGAATAGGATTACAAAACAGATTTTTGAGTTTGTAGTTGAACGCAATATAGATTTGCATATGCAGTACATTCCGTCGTGCTGCAATGCGGCAGATCAGCCGTCAAGGAAGTTGGATTTCAGCGAGTGTACACTTGGAAATGAGTCCTGGGAGTTGGTTGAGAAGGCTTATGGCCCGCATACTATAGACTTGATGGCACTTGACTCAAATGTCAGGAAGTCACCAGATGGTGAATCCTTGAGACATTATACGCCTTTCCCCACACCTGAGTCTGCAGGTGTGAATGTTTACGCACAGAATCTGAGGGACGATGAGAATAAGTATGTTTTTCCTCCTTTTGGTATGATAGCAtctttgttatcgctatttagGGAGCAAAGTGTTGATAACTGTACTTGTGTCCTTCCGGTTATCAGTCCTGTTCCAGTGTGGTGGCCACTTCTACAGACTGCTGTGGTGTCTAGTATCTGTGTTGGCAAGCAATTTCAGAAAGGGGTGATTAAAGTTCCTACTAGGCATGGTTTCATAGATGATAGTAAAGGTTTGAAGTGGCAGCTGGTTGCCTTCAGGTTATCATTTTCATGA
- the LOC138327465 gene encoding uncharacterized protein yields the protein MDIDNRILQLEKRRAFSPYMKKKTSVRDSLILFLDSLPRKPGLSECCPNDVCRFLVWKDKAGKNKVHGVQCKFLGTKGKPSCNCPVRLASGSVSVMVQHLVDIFCDIGAGRVWDVSTLSGNPAASPMVRDYLKMVQEEQARAHVMPKQAAPIFLSKVRAISMYIERELARRDLSLRERFVFLRDQAWFKLQFFGGDRAGDLAGLVAQDIRSLNDGTGLVLNHTYGKTLRGAKGKANMFVIKKCEESLLCPVKGLRDYVEGVGKLGVALSPGFLFRVVTDGGRVLDQAVSYSVIYERLRTYLTTLGIYHGETPHSFRSGCAVTMALSGAVNNMGQMMRHIGWFGEDSAQYYSRLPVLRESEYVASKLAKCTSQSEDIEDNFRKSADFESLEKAF from the coding sequence ATGGATATTGACAACAGAATCTTGCAGTTAGAGAAGAGAAGAGCTTTTTCGCCTTATATGAAGAAGAAAACAAGTGTGAGAGATtctttgatattgtttttgGATTCTTTGCCACGGAAACCAGGGCTGTCGGAATGCTGTCCTAATGATGTTTGTAGATTTTTAGTATGGAAAGATAAGGCGGGGAAGAATAAAGTTCATGGGGTACAGTGCAAGTTCTTGGGTACCAAAGGAAAACCGTCTTGTAATTGCCCTGTCCGGTTGGCTTCTGGTTCAGTTAGTGTGATGGTACAACATTTAGTggatattttttgtgatattggtGCTGGAAGGGTATGGGATGTGTCAACTCTTAGTGGAAATCCAGCAGCTTCCCCTATGGTCAGAGATTATTTAAAGATGGTTCAGGAAGAACAAGCCCGGGCCCATGTTATGCCTAAACAGGCAGCCCCAATATTTTTGTCTAAGGTGAGAGCAATTTCTATGTATATAGAGCGGGAACTAGCACGGAGAGATTTGTCGTTGCGTGAAAGGTTCGTGTTTTTGAGAGACCAGGCTTGGTTTAAGTTACAGTTTTTTGGTGGTGATAGAGCTGGTGATTTGGCAGGTTTAGTGGCTCAGGATATTAGGTCTCTGAATGATGGAACAGGACTGGTACTAAACCATACTTATGGGAAGACGCTACGTGGGGCCAAAGGCAAGGCCAATATGTTTGTTATCAAGAAATGTGAAGAAAGCCTTTTGTGTCCAGTTAAAGGTTTACGTGATTATGTGGAAGGAGTAGGAAAGCTAGGAGTTGCGCTTTCGCCAGGTTTTCTATTTAGAGTTGTTACAGATGGTGGCCGTGTTCTTGATCAAGCTGTGTCATACTCTGTGATTTATGAAAGGCTGAGAACTTATTTAACGACTCTGGGAATATATCATGGAGAAACCCCTCACAGTTTTAGGTCGGGTTGTGCCGTCACGATGGCACTGTCTGGTGCAGTAAATAATATGGGACAGATGATGAGGCACATAGGGTGGTTTGGGGAGGATAGTGCTCAGTACTATAGTCGGCTACCAGTGCTTAGAGAGTCTGAATATGTTGCCAGTAAATTAGCAAAATGTACAAGTCAGTCAGAGGATATAGAGGATAATTTTCGGAAGAGTGCAGATTTTGAGAGCTTGGAGAAGGCATTTTGA